A region of the Leptospiraceae bacterium genome:
TAAAGAAAAATTACACGAAGGACATTTTACTGAATAAGCAATATTTGGATTTAGTTTGTATGCTTCTAGTTCTTCCATAACATGATCGATTGGTAGAGCAAATCCCATATTATCCGCTTGTGTAAATTTGCTAGTTGTCACTCCAATGATATCTCCGTTCATGTTCACAACTGGTCCACCACTATTACCCGGGTTGACAGCGGCATCTGTTTGAATATAAGCCTGTCCGTTTAGTAGTTGCTTTGTTGCTGAAATGATTCCTTCTGTTACTGTGAAAGGCATTCCAAATGGGAATCCCAAGACGGAGACTTTGTCTCTATTTTTTAGGCTATCATGTTTCTTAAAGGTTACGTTCGGTAAGCCTGTTAAAGTTTTTTCTGGTTTTAATAAAGCAATATCAATTAATGGGTTAATGACCATTACGTCCGCAGAGAGAGTGTTTTTGTCTTGCATTTCAATGGCTACTTTCTTGTATCCGCTGACTACATGATAATTTGTAACAACTAGATTTTGATCTTGAATATAAAACCCTGTTCCACTGCCACTCGCTGTATTTATTTTAAAAATGACTGGCTCAATTTTTTCTATTTCACTCATAGTAATTCTCCGATTTGTTTTTTGAATAGACCTGTAATTTTACCGAAAATTGATTTGGTGCTACCGTGTGTAACTGTTCCACCTAATTTATTGCCTATATCTTCTTCTGGATTCAAATCCATAATTTTATTTACTGCATCGTAAAGAATCTCTGCACTTGTCTTCCAATCTTTACCGCCGGCTCTTTCTAAAGCAGAATCTAAGAAAGAAGCAATTTCATTTGGAATTGAGTTTTTATAGAATAAATCATAAATTAAATAAAGTGCTGATACCGTAATATCTACATAGTTTTTATTTCCCAAAGAACTTGTCATGGCTTCATGTGTGCTTCCCATGAAATCTTGTATATAAGGAAGTTCGCCTCTCTTTCGAATTGGTATTAAAAACTTAGGATGGAAAAGAGAAGAGTTAAATTTTTGTCTATCATAGTTTAGCAATTCTAGTAATTTAACTTTTGTGTTTGCGACTAATGTCTGTTGGGCGTCATTGGCAAAAAGTAAACCTTTTGTCTCACTTAACTTCGCACCCAATATTCCCTGGGGGGCAATTACATAATCTATTTTTAAGAAAATATTTTCCATCATTTCCCAAGCCAGAGAATAATAGCGCTTTGACTCAAAGTATTCAACAATGGAAATACCTTCCTTTATAATCTCATTGAATTTATTGAAAGCGGTATCGAGTTCGGAAGAACTAAATACATTGAGTTCTGGTTTTTTTACTGCCTCTGTTTTGAATTTATCAATGAATACATCATCATAGTAATCAGCACAGAAACAAATTTCTTCTAATAGAGAGTATACTTTATAAGGCTCTGAATTTTCTAGAGAGTCTTTATACTCGAAGTAAAAATCATTTCCTTTCAAAATAATCTGACCTAATACAAGGTAAGAGAAATTAAGCTCGGCAATTTGTCGCATCATACCAATTCCATTCGGACCATCGGGAACTTTTAAGAAGGGCGCAGAAATTTCATAGCTTTTTGAATCTATCTTTATATTTATAATGATTGATCCATGTGGAAGGTGAAGTTCTGTTGATTCACTCGATTCGTTGGGAATTACAATTGTGCTATTTACATATCGCAGTAAATTAAAGAATGAAGTCTTAAAGTCTTTATTATCAAAATTCTTTACGGATTCATACCAGAAAGGTGTCGATGAACTACTTCTTACTAAGTTAATCGTTTTATCATAAGTTAGGGATTTCTCCATGTAAGCCTCTTTTATGTAGCAATAGTAATTACTATTTTTTTTAACATTTAAAAATGCAATATTTTTCTGAAATAAAGTTTTTTTTTCACATTCAGAAAAATGCTATTATCTTACCATTTTTTAATGATTTGAATATCAGAGCGTGTTTCACCAAAGTTGGAATTCAAAATTTTCAATCTTTTAATGTC
Encoded here:
- a CDS encoding trypsin-like peptidase domain-containing protein produces the protein MSEIEKIEPVIFKINTASGSGTGFYIQDQNLVVTNYHVVSGYKKVAIEMQDKNTLSADVMVINPLIDIALLKPEKTLTGLPNVTFKKHDSLKNRDKVSVLGFPFGMPFTVTEGIISATKQLLNGQAYIQTDAAVNPGNSGGPVVNMNGDIIGVTTSKFTQADNMGFALPIDHVMEELEAYKLNPNIAYSVKCPSCNFSLHEPMDNCANCGAALKKELFDEQPKTEMAVFVEEVFNELKIDPVIARRGVDFWEFHRGSALVRYFVYRNSFLFATSPLAKLPKTNLQEVYKYILSNPVSPFYLGISQGLIYISYRAHLSDLKSSKRSLIQKNLAALAIKADELDNFLIETYGCEWHEESKKE